The Devosia sp. A16 genome includes a window with the following:
- a CDS encoding NADH-quinone oxidoreductase subunit M, giving the protein MIFSDHLLTVITFLPTLGALLLLFVGGRDEAANNLARYIALGVTLVTAALSLWLWYLFDPSNTGFQFVENFDWIGDSIGYRMGVDGISVLFIPLTAVLMPAVILSSFGSITKRVKEYLIVFLILETFMIGAFATLDLAMFYVFFEGTLIPMFLIIGIWGGARRIQATYKFFFYSFTGTVLMLIAIMAMFWQAGTLDIAKLLTFKFPPEVQTWLWIGFFASFAVKMPMWPFHRWLPEAHVEAPTGGSVILAAILLKLGGYGFIRFSISMFPDASHQFANFVFVLSIAAIIITSLVALVQTDIKKLIAYSSVAHMGFVTMGIFTGNIYGIHGAIFQMISHGIVSAALFFCVGVVYDRMHTREIDAYGGLVSPMPRYAVVFMVFTMANVGLPGTSGFVGEFLTMLAAFQANTWVAFFAAFGVILSAAYALWLYRRVIFGAFTKESLKGILDLDRREIVVLVPLVILTILFGFYPAPILDATAASVNLVADNFANAIGAAPQAVAAAAGH; this is encoded by the coding sequence ATGATCTTCAGTGACCACCTTCTGACGGTCATCACCTTCCTGCCGACGCTGGGCGCGTTGCTGCTGCTGTTCGTCGGCGGTCGCGACGAGGCGGCCAACAACCTGGCGCGCTACATCGCGCTCGGCGTGACGCTGGTGACTGCCGCCCTCAGCCTGTGGCTCTGGTACCTGTTCGATCCGTCGAATACCGGCTTCCAGTTCGTCGAGAACTTTGACTGGATCGGTGACTCCATCGGCTACCGCATGGGCGTCGACGGCATCTCGGTGCTGTTCATTCCGCTGACGGCGGTGCTGATGCCGGCGGTGATCCTGTCGAGCTTCGGCTCGATCACCAAGCGGGTAAAGGAGTACCTGATCGTCTTCCTGATCCTCGAAACGTTCATGATCGGCGCCTTCGCGACGCTCGATCTGGCGATGTTCTACGTGTTCTTCGAGGGCACGCTGATCCCGATGTTCCTGATCATCGGCATCTGGGGCGGGGCGCGGCGCATCCAGGCGACCTACAAGTTCTTCTTCTACAGCTTCACCGGCACGGTCCTGATGCTGATCGCCATCATGGCGATGTTCTGGCAGGCCGGCACGCTCGATATCGCAAAGCTGCTCACCTTCAAGTTCCCGCCGGAGGTGCAGACCTGGCTGTGGATCGGGTTCTTCGCCTCGTTTGCAGTAAAGATGCCGATGTGGCCGTTCCATCGCTGGCTGCCGGAAGCCCACGTCGAGGCGCCGACCGGCGGCTCGGTAATCCTGGCCGCAATCCTGCTCAAGCTCGGCGGCTACGGCTTCATCCGCTTCTCGATCTCGATGTTCCCCGATGCCTCGCACCAGTTCGCGAACTTCGTGTTCGTCCTGTCGATCGCGGCGATCATCATCACCTCGCTCGTTGCGCTGGTGCAGACCGACATCAAGAAGCTGATCGCCTATTCGTCGGTGGCCCATATGGGCTTTGTGACCATGGGCATCTTCACCGGGAACATCTACGGCATCCATGGCGCGATCTTCCAGATGATCTCGCACGGTATCGTCTCGGCGGCGCTCTTCTTCTGTGTCGGCGTGGTCTACGACCGGATGCACACCCGTGAGATCGATGCCTATGGCGGGCTGGTCTCGCCGATGCCGCGCTATGCCGTGGTGTTCATGGTGTTCACCATGGCCAATGTCGGCCTGCCGGGCACCTCGGGTTTCGTGGGTGAGTTCCTCACCATGCTGGCAGCATTCCAGGCCAATACCTGGGTGGCGTTCTTCGCGGCCTTCGGCGTGATCCTGTCGGCGGCTTACGCGCTCTGGCTGTATCGCCGGGTGATCTTCGGCGCCTTCACCAAGGAATCGCTGAAGGGCATTCTCGATCTCGACCGGCGCGAGATTGTCGTACTGGTGCCGCTGGTGATCCTCACCATTCTCTTCGGCTTCTATCCCGCCCCGATCCTTGATGCGACCGCCGCATCGGTGAACCTGGTTGCGGACAACTTCGCCAACGCCATCGGCGCCGCGCCGCAAGCGGTCGCCGCGGCGGCCGGCCATTAG
- the nuoL gene encoding NADH-quinone oxidoreductase subunit L: MLIQAIVFFPLVGALIAGLLGRIIGHRTSEYITTGLLIGAAVLSWIVFAAFWFAPEAAQAGGHATATKVEVMRWIVSGALDLRWVLRVDTLTAVMLVVVTTVSSLVHLYSIGYMADDPHRARFFAYLSLFTFAMLMLVTADNFLQMFFGWEGVGLASYLLIGFWYKKPSANAAAMKAFVVNRVGDFGFALGIFAAFVVLGHLDFDGAFHAADGLKGNLPVIHFLSWDLDAMTVVCLLLFMGAMGKSAQFLLHTWLPDAMEGPTPVSALIHAATMVTAGVFMVARLSPLFELSPFAMTVVMLIGAMTAFFAATVGLVQNDIKRVIAYSTCSQLGYMFVALGAGVYSAGIFHLFTHAFFKALLFLGAGSVIHAMHHEQDMRNMGGLRKKIPITYWMMIIGTLALTGVGIPGTPLGFAGFFSKDGIIEVAYAAGASTGYIAFWALVIAAMFTSFYSWRLIHLTFHGEPRGQHHGHDAHADHAHDDHAHDDHGHHGSAYDNAHESPSVMLVPLYVLAVGAVLAGVVFNDLFFGHAEHIEHFFQGSLVVSEGLLEAAHGVPLWVKWSATIAMLLGFAAAYQMYIRDPAAPKRLAHANPGLYLFLLNKWYFDELYDRIFVKPALWLGNALWKGFDDMLVDKTITEGLGNRVKDITGRVVKLQSGYLYHYAFAMLIGIAALLTWAIAAGGLLG; encoded by the coding sequence GTGCTTATCCAGGCCATCGTATTCTTCCCACTCGTCGGGGCCCTGATCGCAGGCTTGCTGGGCCGCATCATCGGTCACCGCACCAGCGAGTACATCACCACCGGGCTGCTGATCGGCGCCGCGGTGCTGAGCTGGATCGTCTTTGCCGCTTTCTGGTTCGCACCTGAAGCGGCCCAGGCGGGCGGACACGCCACGGCGACCAAGGTCGAGGTGATGCGCTGGATCGTCTCCGGTGCGCTCGACCTGCGCTGGGTGCTGCGCGTCGATACGCTCACCGCGGTGATGCTGGTGGTGGTCACCACCGTTTCCAGCCTCGTCCACCTCTATTCGATCGGCTACATGGCCGACGATCCGCATCGGGCGCGGTTCTTTGCCTACCTGTCGCTGTTCACCTTCGCCATGCTGATGCTGGTGACCGCCGACAACTTCCTGCAGATGTTCTTCGGCTGGGAAGGCGTGGGCCTCGCGTCCTATCTGCTGATCGGCTTCTGGTACAAGAAGCCGTCGGCCAACGCTGCGGCGATGAAGGCGTTCGTGGTCAACCGCGTCGGCGACTTCGGCTTCGCACTGGGCATCTTTGCGGCGTTTGTGGTGCTCGGCCACCTCGATTTCGACGGCGCGTTCCATGCCGCCGACGGCCTCAAGGGCAATCTTCCGGTCATCCACTTCCTGTCGTGGGATCTGGACGCCATGACCGTCGTCTGCCTGCTGCTGTTCATGGGCGCGATGGGCAAGTCGGCACAGTTCCTGCTCCACACCTGGCTGCCGGACGCGATGGAAGGCCCGACCCCGGTGTCGGCGCTGATCCATGCCGCCACCATGGTGACGGCCGGCGTGTTCATGGTGGCGCGCCTGTCGCCGCTGTTCGAGCTCTCGCCCTTCGCCATGACCGTGGTGATGCTGATCGGCGCCATGACGGCGTTCTTCGCGGCCACCGTCGGCCTCGTCCAGAACGACATCAAGCGCGTCATCGCCTATTCGACCTGTTCGCAGCTCGGCTACATGTTCGTGGCGCTGGGGGCAGGGGTCTATTCAGCCGGTATCTTCCACCTGTTCACCCATGCCTTTTTCAAGGCGCTGCTGTTCCTGGGCGCCGGCTCGGTCATCCATGCGATGCATCACGAGCAGGACATGCGGAACATGGGCGGGCTCAGGAAGAAGATCCCGATCACCTACTGGATGATGATCATCGGCACGCTGGCGCTGACCGGCGTCGGTATCCCGGGCACGCCGCTCGGCTTCGCCGGGTTCTTCTCGAAGGACGGCATCATCGAAGTCGCCTACGCGGCGGGTGCCTCGACCGGCTACATCGCCTTCTGGGCGCTGGTGATCGCGGCGATGTTCACGAGCTTCTACTCGTGGCGCCTGATCCACCTCACCTTCCATGGGGAGCCACGCGGGCAGCATCACGGGCACGACGCTCATGCCGACCATGCCCATGACGATCACGCCCATGACGACCACGGGCATCACGGCAGCGCTTACGACAACGCGCATGAGAGCCCGAGCGTCATGCTGGTGCCGCTCTACGTGCTGGCGGTGGGCGCGGTGCTGGCCGGCGTGGTGTTCAACGACCTGTTCTTCGGCCATGCCGAGCATATCGAGCACTTCTTCCAGGGCTCGCTCGTCGTCTCCGAAGGCCTGCTCGAGGCGGCGCATGGCGTGCCGCTCTGGGTCAAGTGGTCGGCGACGATCGCCATGCTGCTCGGCTTTGCCGCGGCGTACCAGATGTACATCCGCGATCCGGCAGCGCCGAAGCGGTTGGCGCATGCCAACCCGGGGCTCTACCTGTTCCTGCTCAACAAGTGGTACTTCGACGAGCTCTACGACCGTATCTTCGTCAAGCCGGCGCTTTGGCTGGGCAACGCCCTGTGGAAGGGTTTTGACGACATGCTGGTCGACAAGACCATCACCGAGGGCCTTGGCAACCGCGTCAAGGACATCACGGGCAGGGTGGTGAAGCTGCAGTCGGGCTACCTCTATCACTACGCTTTCGCCATGCTTATCGGTATCGCGGCGCTGCTCACCTGGGCCATCGCCGCCGGGGGACTCCTGGGATGA
- the nuoK gene encoding NADH-quinone oxidoreductase subunit NuoK, with protein sequence MLAETGIGLGHYLTVGAILFTLGVFGIFLNRKNIIVILMSVELILLAVNLNFVAFSSQLGDLAGQVFALLILTVAAAEAAIGLAILVIFYRNRGSIAVEDVNSLKG encoded by the coding sequence ATGCTGGCAGAAACGGGCATCGGCCTCGGGCACTACCTGACCGTCGGGGCGATCCTCTTCACGCTGGGCGTGTTCGGGATCTTCCTCAATCGCAAGAACATCATCGTCATCCTGATGTCGGTGGAACTCATCCTCTTGGCGGTGAACCTCAACTTCGTAGCGTTCTCGTCGCAGTTGGGCGATCTCGCCGGGCAGGTGTTCGCGCTGTTGATCCTGACGGTCGCTGCCGCGGAAGCGGCGATCGGTCTTGCCATCCTCGTCATCTTCTATCGCAACCGCGGCTCGATCGCCGTGGAAGACGTCAACTCGCTGAAGGGCTGA
- a CDS encoding NADH-quinone oxidoreductase subunit J, with protein sequence MTLPLFFFYVFSLITVASALMVIAARNPVHSVLFLILAFVNSAGLFMLAGAEFLALILIVVYVGAVAVLFLFVTMMLDVDFASLRQGMLQYAPVGVVVGVILLLELLLVAGSFVLPVDSGAAAAVPMDAAIDNTRAIGQLLYTRYVFLFQGAAGVLLVAMIGAIVLTLRHKSNVKRQDVFRQTGRKRSEGTELVKVKSGQGL encoded by the coding sequence ATGACGCTGCCGCTGTTCTTCTTCTATGTGTTCTCGCTCATCACGGTCGCTTCGGCGCTGATGGTGATCGCGGCGCGCAATCCCGTGCACTCGGTGCTGTTCCTGATCCTGGCGTTCGTCAATTCAGCCGGCCTGTTCATGCTGGCCGGCGCCGAGTTCCTGGCGCTGATCCTGATCGTCGTCTATGTCGGCGCGGTCGCGGTGCTGTTCCTGTTCGTCACCATGATGCTCGACGTCGATTTCGCGTCTTTGCGCCAAGGCATGCTGCAATACGCGCCGGTGGGCGTGGTGGTCGGCGTGATCCTCCTGCTCGAGCTGCTGCTGGTGGCGGGGAGCTTCGTGCTTCCGGTCGATTCCGGTGCGGCGGCGGCAGTGCCGATGGATGCGGCGATCGACAATACCCGCGCTATCGGGCAGTTGCTCTACACCCGCTACGTCTTCCTGTTCCAGGGCGCGGCCGGTGTGCTGCTGGTCGCCATGATCGGCGCGATCGTGCTGACGCTGAGGCACAAGTCGAACGTCAAGCGGCAGGACGTGTTCCGCCAGACCGGCCGCAAGCGCTCGGAAGGCACGGAACTGGTGAAGGTCAAATCGGGGCAGGGGCTCTAA
- the nuoI gene encoding NADH-quinone oxidoreductase subunit NuoI, which produces MRFAQFLNGLLLKEFVGAFFLAMRYFFAPKKTVNYPFEKIPYSPRFRGEHALRRYPNGEERCIACKLCEAICPAQAITIEAGPRQNDGTRRTVRYDIDMVKCIYCGFCQEACPVDAIVEGPNFEFATETREELYFSKEKLLANGDRWEREIAANLAADAPYR; this is translated from the coding sequence ATGCGTTTCGCCCAGTTCCTCAACGGCCTGCTGCTGAAAGAGTTCGTCGGCGCCTTCTTCCTCGCGATGCGTTACTTCTTCGCGCCCAAGAAGACGGTGAACTATCCGTTCGAGAAGATCCCGTACTCGCCGCGCTTCCGCGGCGAGCACGCACTGCGCCGCTATCCCAATGGCGAAGAGCGCTGCATCGCCTGTAAGCTGTGCGAGGCGATCTGCCCGGCACAGGCCATCACCATCGAGGCCGGCCCGCGCCAGAACGACGGCACTCGTCGCACGGTGCGCTACGACATCGACATGGTGAAGTGCATCTATTGCGGCTTCTGCCAGGAAGCCTGCCCGGTCGACGCCATCGTCGAAGGGCCGAACTTCGAGTTCGCGACCGAAACGCGCGAGGAGCTGTATTTCTCGAAAGAGAAGCTGCTCGCCAATGGCGATCGTTGGGAGCGCGAAATCGCGGCCAACCTCGCCGCCGACGCGCCGTACCGGTAA
- the nuoH gene encoding NADH-quinone oxidoreductase subunit NuoH, translated as MDFVVSALDYLLGIPIFGWGTQVGFIYKGLLLLVALLLFTAYILLADRKIWAAVQQRRGPNVVGPLGLLQSFADLLKFVLKEPVIPASSDKVLFILAPLVTSILALSAYAVIPFDKGWALADINIGILYIFAISSLGVYGIIMGGWASNSKYAFLGALRSAAQMVSYEVSIGLVIITVLLVVGSLNLTDIVVAQQSGGIAHMLGVPWLSFLNWYWLPLFPMFVIFYVSALAETNRPPFDLPEGESELVAGYMVEYSSTPYLLFMLGEYIAIILMCSMTTILFLGGWASPIDAPPFNWIPGVVWFVLKLCLVFFMFAMAKAIVPRYRYDQLMRIGWKVFLPISLVMVVVVAAVLQLTGWGWHGGSV; from the coding sequence ATGGATTTCGTCGTTTCAGCGCTGGACTACCTGCTCGGTATCCCGATCTTCGGGTGGGGGACGCAGGTCGGCTTCATCTACAAGGGGCTGCTGCTCCTCGTGGCGCTGCTGCTGTTCACCGCCTATATCCTGCTCGCCGACCGCAAGATCTGGGCGGCGGTGCAGCAGCGTCGGGGCCCCAACGTCGTCGGTCCGCTCGGACTGCTGCAGAGCTTCGCGGACTTGTTGAAGTTCGTGCTCAAAGAGCCTGTGATTCCGGCAAGTTCTGACAAGGTGCTGTTCATCCTGGCGCCGCTCGTCACCTCGATCCTGGCGCTTTCGGCCTATGCGGTGATCCCGTTCGACAAGGGCTGGGCGCTGGCTGATATCAATATCGGCATCCTCTACATCTTCGCCATCTCGTCGCTGGGCGTGTACGGCATCATCATGGGCGGCTGGGCTTCGAACTCGAAGTACGCCTTCCTCGGTGCGCTCCGATCAGCAGCGCAGATGGTCTCGTACGAAGTCTCGATCGGCCTCGTCATCATCACGGTGCTGCTGGTCGTGGGCTCGCTGAACCTCACCGATATCGTGGTGGCGCAGCAGTCGGGCGGCATCGCGCACATGCTCGGCGTGCCGTGGCTCAGTTTCCTCAACTGGTACTGGCTGCCGCTGTTCCCGATGTTCGTGATCTTCTACGTCTCGGCACTGGCGGAAACCAACCGTCCGCCGTTCGACCTGCCGGAAGGCGAATCCGAGCTGGTGGCCGGTTACATGGTCGAATACTCCTCGACGCCGTACCTGCTGTTCATGCTGGGCGAATACATCGCCATCATCCTGATGTGCTCGATGACGACGATCCTGTTCCTGGGGGGCTGGGCATCGCCGATCGATGCGCCGCCGTTCAACTGGATTCCCGGCGTCGTCTGGTTCGTCCTCAAGCTCTGCCTGGTGTTCTTCATGTTCGCGATGGCCAAGGCGATCGTGCCGCGCTACCGCTATGACCAGCTGATGCGCATCGGCTGGAAGGTGTTCCTGCCGATTTCGCTCGTCATGGTGGTCGTCGTCGCCGCGGTTCTCCAGCTCACCGGCTGGGGCTGGCACGGAGGGTCCGTCTGA
- the nuoG gene encoding NADH-quinone oxidoreductase subunit NuoG, whose amino-acid sequence MAQIKVDGTLVEVPDYYTLMQAAEAAGAEIPRFCYHERLSVAGNCRMCLVEVKGGPPKPQASCAMSVKDLRPGPNGEPPEMFTNTPMVKKAREGVMEFLLINHPLDCPICDQGGECDLQDQAMAYGVDKNRFAENKRAVEDKYLGPLVKTEMNRCIHCTRCVRFTTEVAGITEMGLLGRGEDAEITSYLEQALTSELQGNVIDLCPVGALTSKPYAFHARPWELVKTETIDVMDAVGSNIRVDSRGREVMRILPRVNEAINEEWISDKTRFIWDGLKSQRLDRPYVRTGGKLKPASWDEAFAAIAKAIKASGGGNRVGAIAGDLAAVEDMYALKALMTSLGSGMTDCRPAMSGIDPSMPRSAYIFNPTIAGIEEADAILIIGSNPRKEAALVNARIRKAWRAKNTPIAVIGDNADLTYNYEYLGNGLSALADLVARKGSFGEILSKAVRPLIIVGEGAVSHGAAHSKQIGRDVLAMAAKLATGSGASEDWNGLALLHNAAGRVGGLDIGFVPHDGGVCSADQIGLAGKGELDVLFLLGADEYDTSAMGKAFVVYVGTHGDAGAHRADVILPSAAYTEKSGTYVNTEGRVQLAERAVFPPGEAKEDWAIFRALSAVLGQPLPFNSLTGLRAAIYAEFPHLARLDQIAQGSLADVKKLAGAPIKTKSATFTSPIADFYLTNPIARASATMGECAALQAGLRQAAE is encoded by the coding sequence ATGGCCCAGATCAAGGTCGACGGTACGCTCGTCGAGGTCCCCGACTACTACACGCTGATGCAGGCGGCCGAGGCGGCCGGCGCCGAGATTCCGCGGTTCTGCTACCACGAGCGCCTGTCGGTCGCGGGCAATTGCCGCATGTGCCTCGTCGAGGTGAAGGGCGGCCCGCCGAAGCCCCAGGCCAGCTGCGCCATGTCGGTCAAGGACTTGCGTCCCGGTCCGAACGGCGAACCGCCCGAGATGTTCACCAACACCCCGATGGTCAAGAAGGCCCGCGAGGGGGTGATGGAGTTCCTGCTCATCAATCACCCGCTGGATTGCCCGATCTGCGACCAGGGTGGCGAGTGCGACCTGCAGGACCAGGCCATGGCCTATGGCGTGGACAAGAACCGCTTCGCCGAGAACAAGCGCGCCGTCGAGGACAAGTATCTCGGGCCGCTGGTGAAGACCGAGATGAACCGCTGCATCCACTGCACGCGCTGCGTCCGTTTCACCACCGAGGTTGCCGGCATCACTGAGATGGGCCTGCTCGGCCGCGGTGAAGATGCCGAGATCACCTCCTATCTCGAGCAGGCGCTGACCAGCGAACTGCAGGGCAATGTCATCGACCTCTGCCCGGTCGGCGCGCTGACGTCGAAACCCTATGCCTTCCACGCGCGTCCGTGGGAACTCGTCAAGACCGAGACCATCGACGTGATGGATGCGGTCGGCTCCAATATCCGCGTCGACAGCCGCGGCCGCGAAGTGATGCGCATCCTGCCGCGCGTCAACGAGGCGATCAACGAGGAGTGGATCTCGGACAAGACCCGTTTCATCTGGGATGGCCTCAAGAGCCAGCGCCTCGACCGCCCGTATGTGCGGACCGGCGGCAAGCTGAAGCCGGCGTCCTGGGACGAGGCGTTCGCCGCCATCGCCAAGGCGATCAAGGCTTCGGGCGGCGGTAACAGGGTCGGCGCCATTGCCGGCGACCTGGCGGCGGTCGAGGACATGTATGCGCTCAAGGCGTTGATGACCTCGCTTGGCTCAGGGATGACCGATTGCCGTCCGGCGATGTCGGGGATCGACCCGTCGATGCCGCGTTCGGCCTATATCTTCAACCCGACCATTGCGGGGATCGAGGAAGCCGATGCCATCCTGATCATCGGCTCGAACCCGCGCAAGGAAGCGGCGCTGGTCAATGCCCGCATCCGCAAGGCCTGGCGCGCCAAGAATACGCCGATCGCGGTGATCGGCGATAATGCCGACCTCACCTACAACTACGAGTATCTGGGCAACGGGCTGTCGGCGCTGGCCGATCTCGTCGCGCGCAAGGGCAGCTTCGGCGAGATCCTGTCGAAGGCCGTGCGGCCGCTGATCATCGTGGGCGAGGGCGCCGTGTCGCATGGCGCCGCGCATTCCAAGCAGATCGGCCGTGACGTGCTGGCCATGGCAGCGAAGCTTGCTACCGGTTCGGGCGCCTCCGAAGACTGGAACGGCCTCGCCCTGCTGCACAATGCGGCCGGTCGCGTGGGCGGCCTCGACATCGGCTTCGTGCCGCATGACGGCGGCGTCTGCTCGGCCGACCAGATCGGCCTTGCCGGCAAGGGTGAGCTCGATGTGCTGTTCCTGCTCGGCGCCGACGAGTACGACACCTCGGCCATGGGCAAGGCGTTCGTGGTCTATGTCGGCACGCACGGCGATGCCGGTGCGCACCGCGCCGACGTGATCCTGCCGTCCGCCGCCTACACCGAAAAGTCGGGCACTTACGTCAATACCGAGGGTCGCGTGCAGCTCGCCGAGCGCGCCGTGTTCCCGCCGGGCGAGGCCAAGGAAGACTGGGCGATCTTCCGCGCGCTCAGCGCCGTGCTCGGCCAGCCGCTGCCGTTCAACTCGCTGACTGGGTTGCGCGCCGCTATCTATGCCGAGTTCCCGCACCTGGCACGGCTCGACCAGATCGCCCAGGGCTCGCTTGCCGATGTGAAAAAGCTCGCCGGCGCTCCGATCAAGACCAAGTCGGCGACCTTCACTTCGCCGATCGCCGACTTTTACCTCACCAACCCGATCGCGCGGGCGTCCGCGACGATGGGCGAATGCGCCGCGCTGCAGGCCGGTCTCCGGCAGGCAGCAGAGTAA
- the nuoF gene encoding NADH-quinone oxidoreductase subunit NuoF, with the protein MLADQDRIFTNLYGNGDWGLEGARARGGWVDTKKFIDNGRDWIVNEVKGSGLRGRGGAGFPTALKWTFMPKEGVNDGRPSQLLVNADESEPGTCKDREILRHDPHHLIEGCLLAGRAMGAHIAYVYIRGEFIRERQNFEAAVQQAYDARLIGKNNIHGWDFDIVVHHGAGAYICGEETALMESLEGKKGQPRLKPPFPAAMGVYGNPTTVNNVESIAVVPEILRRGGAWFAGIGRANNTGTKLFMASGHVNKPAVFEDALGCTFEELIEKHCGGIRGGWDNLLAVIPGGASCPVVRGEDMRTAIMDFDGMREKKSSFGTGGMIVMDKSTDIIKAIWRIQAFFKHESCGQCTPCREGTGWMMRVMERMVEGRAQKREIDMLFDVTKQIEGHTICALGDAAAWPVQGLIRNFRDVIEARIDQYTWSSTSEGAVPSIAAE; encoded by the coding sequence ATGCTCGCTGACCAGGATCGCATCTTCACCAATCTCTACGGCAACGGCGACTGGGGCCTCGAAGGCGCCCGGGCGCGCGGCGGCTGGGTGGACACCAAGAAGTTCATCGACAACGGTCGCGACTGGATCGTCAACGAGGTCAAGGGCTCTGGCCTGCGTGGCCGCGGCGGCGCCGGCTTCCCGACGGCGCTGAAGTGGACCTTCATGCCCAAGGAAGGCGTCAATGACGGCCGTCCGAGCCAGCTCCTCGTCAATGCCGACGAGTCCGAGCCCGGCACCTGCAAGGACCGCGAGATCCTGCGGCACGATCCGCACCACCTGATCGAGGGGTGCCTCTTGGCCGGCCGCGCCATGGGTGCCCACATCGCCTATGTCTACATTCGCGGCGAGTTCATCCGCGAGCGGCAGAATTTCGAAGCCGCCGTGCAACAGGCCTACGACGCGAGGCTGATCGGCAAGAACAACATCCACGGCTGGGACTTCGACATCGTCGTCCACCATGGCGCCGGAGCCTATATCTGCGGCGAAGAAACCGCACTGATGGAGTCGCTGGAAGGCAAGAAGGGCCAGCCGCGGTTGAAGCCGCCGTTCCCGGCGGCGATGGGCGTCTACGGCAACCCGACCACCGTCAACAATGTCGAGTCGATCGCCGTCGTGCCGGAAATCCTGCGCCGGGGCGGCGCCTGGTTTGCCGGCATCGGCCGCGCCAACAACACCGGCACGAAGCTCTTCATGGCGTCCGGGCACGTCAACAAACCGGCGGTGTTCGAGGATGCGCTGGGCTGCACCTTCGAAGAACTGATCGAGAAGCATTGCGGCGGCATCCGCGGCGGCTGGGATAACCTGTTGGCGGTGATCCCCGGCGGCGCCTCCTGTCCGGTGGTGCGGGGCGAGGATATGCGCACCGCCATCATGGATTTCGACGGCATGCGCGAGAAGAAGTCGTCGTTCGGCACCGGCGGCATGATCGTGATGGACAAGTCGACCGACATCATCAAGGCGATCTGGCGCATCCAGGCCTTCTTCAAGCATGAGAGCTGCGGCCAGTGCACGCCGTGCCGCGAAGGCACCGGCTGGATGATGCGCGTCATGGAGCGCATGGTCGAAGGGCGCGCCCAGAAGCGCGAGATCGACATGCTGTTCGACGTGACCAAGCAGATCGAGGGGCACACTATCTGTGCGCTCGGCGATGCGGCGGCCTGGCCGGTGCAGGGCCTGATCCGCAACTTCCGCGACGTTATCGAGGCGCGGATCGACCAATACACCTGGTCCTCGACCAGCGAGGGCGCCGTGCCCTCGATCGCGGCGGAGTAA